From Pseudomonas sp. LS1212, the proteins below share one genomic window:
- a CDS encoding MaoC family dehydratase — protein sequence MTQVTNTPYEALEVGQTASYSKTVEERDIQLFAAMSGDHNPVHLDEAFAAASMFKERIAHGMFSGALISAAVACELPGPGTIYLGQQLSFQKPVKIGDTLTVRLEILEKLPKFRVRIATRVFNQREELVVDGEAEILAPRKQQTVTLPTLPPISIG from the coding sequence ATGACCCAGGTCACCAACACCCCTTACGAAGCCCTTGAGGTCGGCCAGACCGCCAGCTACAGCAAGACCGTCGAGGAACGTGACATCCAGCTCTTCGCAGCCATGTCCGGTGACCACAACCCTGTGCACCTGGACGAAGCGTTCGCTGCCGCGAGCATGTTCAAGGAGCGCATTGCCCACGGCATGTTCAGTGGCGCACTGATCAGCGCCGCGGTCGCCTGCGAACTGCCTGGCCCGGGCACCATCTACCTTGGCCAGCAATTGAGCTTCCAGAAGCCGGTGAAAATCGGCGACACCCTGACCGTGCGCCTGGAGATCCTCGAGAAGCTGCCAAAGTTTCGCGTGCGTATCGCCACTCGCGTGTTCAACCAGCGCGAAGAGCTGGTAGTGGACGGCGAAGCCGAAATCCTCGCCCCGCGCAAGCAGCAGACCGTCACCCTGCCGACCTTGCCGCCGATCAGCATCGGCTGA
- a CDS encoding alpha/beta hydrolase — MNHDAFWLPASDHCSLYVYQWLPSGPPKAVVLLAHGMAEHAARYHRLGEALSAAGYALYAHDQRGHGRTAELGTLGLYAKNKGWCKVVDDLGLMSQYIGQQQPGTALFLFGHSMGSYIAQAYLLHHSASLQGAILSGSNFQPVALYRSASLIARFERWRQGPNGRSALIEWLSFGSFNKAFKPTRTAFDWLSRDPDEVDKYANDPLCGFRCTNQLWLDLLAGLQQISKPANLAQVDPNLPLLIIGGECDPVSEGKRLKNLSDAFRRAGNQHLQLKLYAQARHELLNETNREEVTRDVIDWLDQALSLQRPARTE; from the coding sequence ATGAATCACGATGCTTTCTGGCTGCCGGCAAGCGACCACTGCAGCCTTTACGTCTATCAGTGGCTACCGTCGGGCCCACCGAAAGCCGTGGTTCTCCTCGCCCACGGGATGGCTGAACATGCCGCGCGCTATCATCGCCTGGGCGAGGCCCTGAGCGCCGCCGGCTATGCCCTGTATGCTCACGACCAGCGTGGCCATGGCCGGACCGCCGAACTGGGCACCCTGGGGCTGTATGCCAAAAACAAAGGTTGGTGCAAGGTGGTCGACGACCTCGGCCTGATGAGCCAGTACATCGGCCAGCAACAACCCGGTACTGCGCTGTTTCTGTTCGGTCACAGCATGGGCAGTTACATCGCCCAGGCCTATCTGCTGCACCACAGCGCCAGCCTGCAGGGGGCGATTCTCAGTGGTTCGAACTTCCAGCCGGTGGCGCTTTACCGCAGTGCCAGCCTGATCGCCCGCTTCGAGCGTTGGCGCCAGGGCCCGAACGGGCGCAGTGCCTTGATCGAATGGTTGTCGTTTGGCAGCTTCAACAAGGCGTTCAAACCCACGCGCACGGCCTTCGACTGGCTCAGCCGCGACCCGGACGAGGTCGACAAATACGCCAACGACCCGCTGTGCGGCTTTCGCTGTACCAATCAACTCTGGCTGGATCTGCTGGCCGGCTTGCAGCAAATCAGCAAACCGGCCAATCTTGCCCAGGTCGATCCGAACCTGCCGCTGCTGATCATTGGCGGCGAATGTGATCCGGTGAGCGAAGGCAAGCGTCTGAAAAATCTGAGCGATGCGTTTCGACGGGCGGGCAATCAGCATTTGCAGCTCAAGCTCTATGCTCAGGCGCGCCACGAATTGCTGAACGAAACCAATCGCGAGGAAGTCACCCGCGATGTGATTGACTGGCTCGATCAGGCCTTGAGCCTCCAGCGCCCGGCGCGTACCGAGTAG
- the fadD2 gene encoding long-chain-fatty-acid--CoA ligase FadD2, whose amino-acid sequence MQPDFWNDKRPAGVPTQLDLGAYKSVIEVFERSCKKFADRPAFSNMGVTLSYAQVERYSSAFAAYLQQHTDLKPGDRIAVQMPNVLQYPIAVFGAMRAGLVVVNTNPLYTAREMRHQFKDSGARALVYLNLFGKLVQEVLPDAGIEYLIEAKMGDMLPPAKGWLVNTVVDKVKKMVPAYHLPQAVSFKTALKQGRGHGLKPVNIGLEDIAVLQYTGGTTGLAKGAMLTHGNLVANMQQVMACFSQHGPDGQKIIKEGQEVMIAPLPLYHIYAFTANCMCMMVTGNHNVLITNPRDIGGFIKELKKWRFSALLGLNTLFVALMEHPEFKTLDFSNLKVTNSGGTALVKATAERWEALTGCRIVEGYGLTETSPVACTNPYGDKARLGTVGIPVVGTALKVIDDAGNELPLGERGELCIKGPQVMKGYWQRPDATAETLDAEGWLKTGDIAVIDSDGFVRIVDRKKDMIIVSGFNVYPNEIEDVVMAHPKVASCAVIGIPDERSGEAVKLFVVARDNGVSVEELKAYCKENFTGYKVPKHIVLRDSLPMTPVGKILRRELRDIA is encoded by the coding sequence ATGCAACCTGATTTCTGGAATGATAAGCGCCCCGCAGGCGTCCCTACACAACTGGATCTGGGTGCCTATAAATCGGTAATCGAGGTTTTTGAGCGCTCGTGCAAGAAGTTCGCCGATCGCCCAGCGTTCAGCAATATGGGCGTTACCCTCAGCTATGCGCAAGTCGAGCGTTACTCCTCGGCGTTTGCCGCTTACCTTCAGCAACATACTGATCTGAAGCCCGGCGATCGCATCGCCGTGCAAATGCCCAACGTCCTGCAATACCCCATCGCGGTGTTCGGTGCCATGCGCGCCGGCCTTGTCGTGGTCAACACCAACCCCTTGTATACCGCCCGGGAGATGCGCCATCAGTTCAAGGATTCCGGTGCCAGGGCGCTGGTCTACCTGAACCTGTTCGGCAAGCTGGTGCAGGAAGTGCTGCCCGACGCCGGCATCGAATACCTCATCGAAGCGAAGATGGGCGACATGCTGCCGCCGGCCAAGGGCTGGCTGGTCAACACCGTGGTAGACAAGGTCAAGAAAATGGTCCCGGCCTATCACTTGCCCCAGGCGGTGTCATTCAAGACGGCGCTCAAGCAGGGGCGTGGGCATGGCCTGAAGCCTGTGAATATCGGCCTGGAAGATATCGCGGTGTTGCAATACACCGGTGGCACCACGGGCCTGGCCAAGGGCGCGATGCTGACCCACGGCAACCTGGTCGCCAATATGCAGCAGGTCATGGCCTGCTTCTCCCAGCACGGGCCGGACGGGCAGAAGATCATCAAGGAAGGGCAGGAGGTGATGATCGCGCCATTGCCGCTGTACCACATCTATGCCTTCACCGCGAACTGCATGTGCATGATGGTGACCGGCAACCACAACGTGTTGATCACCAACCCGCGCGATATCGGCGGCTTCATCAAGGAACTGAAGAAATGGCGGTTCTCTGCCTTGCTGGGCCTCAATACCCTGTTTGTTGCCCTGATGGAGCACCCGGAGTTCAAGACCCTGGACTTCTCCAACCTGAAAGTGACCAACTCAGGCGGTACCGCGCTGGTCAAGGCCACGGCCGAGCGCTGGGAAGCCTTGACCGGTTGCCGCATCGTCGAGGGCTACGGGTTGACCGAAACCTCGCCGGTGGCCTGCACCAACCCCTACGGTGACAAGGCGCGCCTGGGCACTGTCGGTATTCCGGTAGTGGGCACGGCGCTGAAGGTGATCGATGATGCCGGCAATGAATTGCCGCTGGGCGAGCGCGGCGAGTTGTGCATCAAGGGCCCGCAGGTCATGAAAGGCTATTGGCAGCGTCCCGATGCCACCGCCGAAACCCTGGACGCCGAGGGTTGGTTGAAAACCGGCGACATTGCCGTGATCGACTCGGACGGCTTCGTACGCATCGTCGATCGCAAGAAGGACATGATCATCGTCTCCGGTTTCAATGTGTACCCGAATGAAATCGAGGACGTGGTGATGGCACACCCGAAAGTCGCCAGCTGTGCAGTCATCGGCATTCCGGACGAGCGTTCGGGCGAAGCGGTGAAGCTTTTTGTGGTGGCCCGTGACAACGGTGTCAGCGTCGAAGAGTTGAAGGCTTACTGCAAAGAGAATTTCACCGGCTACAAGGTGCCCAAGCACATCGTGCTGCGTGATTCGTTGCCCATGACGCCGGTGGGCAAGATTCTGCGGCGGGAGTTGCGGGATATCGCTTGA
- the fadD1 gene encoding long-chain-fatty-acid--CoA ligase FadD1 → MVENFWKDKYPAGIAADINPDEFPNIQAVLKQSCQRFANQPAFSSLGKTLTYGELYELSGAFAAYLQQHTDLQSGDRIAVQMPNLLQYPIAVFGAIRAGLIVVNTNPLYTAREMEHQFNDSGAKALVCLANMAHLAEKVVPKTGVKHVFVTEVGDILPPVKRVLVNSVIKYVKKMVPAYSLPNAIKLNDALSQGKGQPVKDANPDRNDVAVLQYTGGTTGVAKGAMLTHRNLMANMLQCRALMGSDLKEGCEILIAPLPLYHIYAFTFHCMAMMLIGNHNILISNPRDMSAMVKELSKWKFTGFVGLNTLFVALCNNQEFRNLDFSALKLTLSGGMALQLAAAERWKEVTGCAICEGYGMTETSPVATVNPSTKIQIGTIGIPVPSTLCKIIDDAGQEQPLGGVGELCVKGPQVMKGYWQRQDATDEMLDAEGWLKTGDIALIQPDGYLRIVDRKKDMILVSGFNVYPNELEDVLVTLPGVMQCAAIGVPDEKSGEAIKVFVVAKPGVTLTKEQVMAHMRANVTAYKVPKSVEFRDVLPTTNVGKILRRELRDEEMKKLGLKKIA, encoded by the coding sequence ATGGTCGAAAATTTTTGGAAGGATAAGTACCCGGCTGGGATTGCTGCCGATATCAATCCAGATGAGTTTCCGAATATCCAGGCGGTATTGAAACAGTCTTGTCAGCGTTTCGCCAATCAGCCGGCCTTCAGTAGTCTGGGCAAAACGCTTACTTACGGCGAGCTGTATGAGTTGTCGGGCGCTTTTGCGGCCTACCTGCAACAGCATACCGACCTGCAATCGGGTGACCGGATCGCCGTGCAGATGCCGAACCTGCTGCAATACCCCATCGCTGTGTTCGGTGCCATTCGCGCCGGGCTGATCGTGGTCAACACCAACCCGTTGTACACCGCCCGTGAAATGGAGCACCAGTTCAACGACTCCGGCGCCAAGGCTCTGGTGTGCCTGGCCAACATGGCGCACCTGGCTGAAAAGGTCGTTCCCAAGACGGGCGTCAAACACGTCTTCGTCACCGAAGTAGGTGACATCCTGCCGCCGGTCAAGCGCGTGCTGGTCAACAGCGTCATCAAGTACGTGAAGAAAATGGTGCCGGCCTACAGTCTGCCCAATGCCATCAAACTCAACGATGCGTTGAGCCAGGGCAAAGGGCAACCCGTCAAGGATGCCAACCCGGACAGAAACGACGTGGCCGTGCTGCAGTACACCGGTGGCACGACGGGCGTGGCCAAGGGCGCAATGCTGACGCACCGCAACCTGATGGCCAACATGTTGCAGTGCCGGGCCTTGATGGGCTCGGACCTCAAGGAAGGTTGCGAGATCCTGATCGCGCCGCTGCCGCTGTACCACATCTATGCGTTCACCTTTCATTGCATGGCAATGATGTTGATCGGCAACCACAACATCCTGATCAGCAACCCACGCGACATGTCGGCCATGGTCAAGGAACTGTCGAAGTGGAAGTTCACCGGCTTCGTGGGGCTGAACACGCTGTTCGTGGCGTTGTGCAATAACCAGGAGTTCCGCAACCTGGACTTCTCGGCCTTGAAGCTCACGTTGTCTGGCGGCATGGCCTTGCAACTGGCGGCTGCCGAACGCTGGAAGGAAGTCACCGGCTGTGCGATCTGCGAAGGTTACGGCATGACTGAAACCAGCCCCGTGGCTACGGTCAATCCGTCGACGAAAATCCAGATTGGCACTATCGGTATTCCGGTGCCTTCGACCCTGTGCAAGATCATCGATGACGCCGGCCAGGAGCAGCCTTTGGGTGGCGTCGGTGAGTTGTGCGTCAAGGGCCCGCAGGTCATGAAGGGCTACTGGCAGCGCCAGGATGCAACCGATGAGATGCTCGATGCCGAAGGCTGGTTGAAGACGGGCGATATCGCGCTGATTCAGCCCGATGGCTATCTGCGGATTGTCGATCGCAAGAAGGACATGATTCTGGTGTCCGGCTTCAACGTTTATCCGAACGAACTCGAAGATGTGTTGGTAACCTTGCCGGGCGTGATGCAATGCGCGGCCATCGGTGTGCCGGACGAGAAGTCCGGTGAGGCGATCAAGGTGTTTGTGGTTGCCAAGCCGGGTGTGACCTTGACCAAGGAGCAGGTGATGGCGCATATGCGTGCCAACGTCACGGCATACAAGGTGCCGAAGTCTGTCGAGTTCCGTGATGTGTTGCCGACGACCAACGTGGGCAAGATCCTGCGTCGGGAGCTGCGTGACGAAGAGATGAAGAAGCTGGGGCTGAAGAAAATAGCCTGA
- a CDS encoding FAD-binding oxidoreductase encodes MTAAMHSFTGPAQRSASYYTASLNDATEYPMLQGQVSVDVVIIGGGFTGVASAVELAERGLKVAIVETNRIGWGASGRNGGQVTGSLSGDEAMRQQMRARLGDEVDDFIWHLRWRGHEIIKQRVNKYAIACDLKHGHLHAAMKPSHMEELQAFRDEAQRRGMGDQVTLLDQAGMREHLASDLYLGALKNTRNMHLHPLNLCLGEARAAHGLGALIFENSEVLDIVHGDRPAVVTAHGRIDARQVLLAGDVYHKLERKQLKGKIFPAMGGIVTTAPLGDLARKINPQDLAVYDCRFVLDYYRMTGDGRLLFGGGANYSGRDSRDIAAELRPCIERTFPELKGVDIEFQWSCAMGIVVNRIPQLGKLSDNVWYCQGYSGHGIATSHIMGEIMAEALTGTLAKFDTFAGCKHIKVPLGDVFGNPMLAVGMWYYQMLEKLR; translated from the coding sequence ATGACTGCTGCCATGCACAGTTTCACCGGCCCTGCCCAGCGCAGTGCTTCTTACTACACCGCCAGCCTCAACGACGCGACCGAGTACCCGATGCTGCAGGGCCAGGTCAGCGTCGACGTGGTGATCATCGGCGGCGGCTTCACCGGGGTTGCCAGCGCGGTAGAGCTGGCCGAACGCGGGCTCAAGGTCGCGATCGTCGAAACCAATCGCATCGGCTGGGGCGCCAGCGGGCGCAACGGCGGCCAGGTTACCGGCAGCCTGTCGGGCGATGAAGCCATGCGCCAACAGATGCGTGCCCGCCTGGGCGATGAGGTGGACGATTTTATCTGGCACCTGCGCTGGCGCGGCCACGAGATCATCAAGCAACGGGTGAACAAGTACGCGATTGCCTGCGACCTCAAGCATGGCCACTTGCATGCGGCGATGAAGCCTTCGCATATGGAGGAGCTGCAGGCGTTTCGCGACGAGGCGCAGCGACGCGGCATGGGCGATCAGGTAACCCTGCTCGATCAGGCCGGCATGCGTGAACACCTGGCGAGCGATCTGTACCTGGGCGCGCTGAAGAACACTCGCAATATGCACCTGCACCCGCTCAATCTGTGCCTGGGCGAGGCACGTGCCGCGCACGGCCTGGGTGCGTTGATTTTCGAGAATTCCGAGGTGCTGGACATTGTCCATGGCGACCGGCCTGCGGTGGTCACGGCCCACGGCCGGATCGATGCACGTCAGGTGCTGTTGGCCGGTGACGTTTATCACAAGCTTGAGCGCAAGCAGCTCAAGGGCAAGATCTTCCCGGCCATGGGCGGGATTGTCACGACGGCTCCCCTGGGCGATCTGGCGCGCAAGATCAACCCGCAGGATCTGGCGGTGTATGACTGCCGGTTTGTTCTCGATTACTACCGCATGACAGGCGATGGCAGGCTGCTGTTTGGTGGCGGCGCCAATTATTCGGGGCGTGACTCGCGGGATATCGCAGCGGAGCTGCGACCATGCATCGAGCGTACGTTCCCTGAATTGAAGGGCGTGGATATTGAGTTCCAGTGGAGCTGTGCCATGGGCATCGTGGTGAACCGCATTCCGCAGCTGGGCAAGCTTTCGGATAATGTCTGGTATTGCCAGGGGTACTCGGGGCATGGCATCGCTACCAGCCATATCATGGGCGAGATCATGGCCGAGGCGTTGACCGGTACGCTGGCGAAATTCGATACCTTTGCCGGGTGCAAGCACATCAAGGTGCCGTTGGGGGATGTGTTTGGCAATCCGATGCTGGCGGTGGGGATGTGGTATTACCAGATGCTGGAAAAGCTGCGCTGA
- a CDS encoding glutamine synthetase family protein — protein sequence MQFASVQQAQDFLAQNPDIEMFELFILDANGVPRGKLLHREELLAVYQSGRPLPSTMLGLTLNGDDVEDSGLVWDVGDIDCRAYPLEGSLVRMPWRQIPTAAVQVCMHPAEGMPATVADPRHLLVKVIDALKADGYHPVMACELEFYLLDQKRDEQGRPQPALDADGGRPRSTQVYGLRELEQIEPFLADLYAACKAQNIPARTAISEYAPGQVEITLEHGDALLAMDQAVRYKRIVKGVAHKHGMQACFMAKPFDHLAGTGMHMHVSLADADGNNLYASEDKAGTPLLRQSVGGMLALLLDSLLLFCPNANSYRRFQANSYAPLAPTWGIDNRTVSLRVPGGPAYTRHIEHRICGADANPYLAAAAILASIHHGIRENVDPGDPVEGNGYAQAKVLLPTDWLTSLRALEQSSWARDALGKAFLGVYLAVKRAEYQQFMAEVGEQDWRWYLTQA from the coding sequence ATGCAATTTGCCAGTGTGCAGCAAGCCCAGGATTTTCTGGCGCAGAACCCCGATATCGAAATGTTCGAGCTGTTCATCCTCGACGCCAACGGTGTGCCCCGCGGCAAGCTGTTGCACCGCGAGGAACTGCTGGCCGTTTACCAAAGCGGCCGCCCGCTGCCCAGCACCATGCTCGGGCTGACCCTCAATGGCGATGACGTCGAAGATTCGGGGCTGGTCTGGGATGTGGGCGATATCGATTGCCGCGCCTACCCACTGGAAGGCAGCCTAGTGCGCATGCCCTGGCGGCAGATTCCTACTGCTGCCGTGCAAGTCTGCATGCACCCTGCCGAAGGCATGCCGGCCACCGTCGCCGACCCGCGCCATCTGCTGGTCAAGGTGATCGACGCACTCAAGGCCGACGGCTACCACCCGGTGATGGCCTGCGAACTGGAGTTCTACCTGCTCGACCAGAAGCGCGATGAGCAGGGCCGTCCACAACCGGCACTCGACGCAGACGGCGGGCGCCCGCGCAGCACCCAGGTCTACGGCCTGCGTGAACTGGAACAGATCGAACCCTTCCTGGCCGATTTGTATGCCGCCTGCAAGGCCCAGAACATTCCGGCGCGCACGGCGATTTCCGAGTATGCCCCCGGCCAAGTAGAGATCACCCTGGAGCACGGCGACGCATTGCTGGCCATGGACCAGGCCGTACGCTACAAGCGTATCGTCAAGGGCGTGGCGCATAAACATGGCATGCAGGCCTGTTTCATGGCCAAGCCGTTCGACCACCTGGCCGGCACCGGCATGCACATGCATGTGAGCCTGGCCGACGCCGACGGCAACAACCTCTACGCCAGCGAAGACAAGGCCGGCACCCCGCTGCTGCGCCAGTCGGTGGGCGGCATGCTGGCCCTGTTGCTCGATTCCTTGCTGCTGTTCTGCCCCAACGCCAACTCCTACCGCCGGTTCCAGGCCAACAGCTACGCGCCGCTGGCGCCGACCTGGGGCATCGACAACCGCACTGTCAGCCTGCGTGTACCCGGTGGCCCGGCCTATACCCGGCATATCGAGCATCGCATCTGCGGCGCCGATGCCAACCCTTACCTGGCAGCCGCGGCGATTCTGGCCAGCATTCATCACGGGATCCGTGAAAACGTCGACCCGGGTGACCCGGTCGAAGGCAACGGCTACGCCCAGGCCAAGGTGTTGCTGCCCACCGACTGGCTGACTTCACTGCGGGCATTGGAACAATCGAGCTGGGCCCGCGATGCCTTGGGCAAGGCGTTTCTTGGCGTCTACCTGGCAGTCAAGCGCGCCGAGTACCAGCAGTTCATGGCTGAGGTCGGTGAACAGGACTGGCGTTGGTATCTGACCCAGGCCTGA